Proteins encoded in a region of the Globicephala melas chromosome 1, mGloMel1.2, whole genome shotgun sequence genome:
- the LOC115844701 gene encoding LOW QUALITY PROTEIN: SLAM family member 9-like (The sequence of the model RefSeq protein was modified relative to this genomic sequence to represent the inferred CDS: substituted 1 base at 1 genomic stop codon) — protein sequence YLHAHGPSAAVRQASLLHIVGLSLWWSLLLLGLLTGPGASREDSAPTVVTGTLGGSVILPLQLQDGQQVESIYWMCRLVSGVIATVTLVEAGGPDTFYQAETQYWGRLSVVGPGCSLQISHLSWEGSGSYRAHVNLWSSRITHAWEYSLHVYEQLARPRVTMSSRMSGNGHCLVILTCMAESRGGTVTYSWTPLGPRTVVSHGGSVLSVSLRPGNSALNLTSVVKNPVGNNSSLPVLVPPSRTESLQEPNITASSQIMKDGTCFITLACWMDQAGEDVKXSWDPQGQGAVASHRRTTLSVSWRSGVSDRYRCTAKNPISQSSSSIPVRPLCSGSFLLCSLRKEFLLFLILGALQIK from the exons TATTTACATGCACACGGTCCGTCAGCTGCTGTGAGGCAGGCCAGTCTGCTGCATATTGTGGGCCTTTCTCTATGGTGGTCCTTGCTCCTCCTAGGTCTTCTCACTG GACCAGGGGCTTCCAGAGAGGACTCAGCCCCCACGGTGGTAACTGGGACCCTAGGGGGGTCTGTCATTTTGCCCCTGCAGCTGCAGGATGGACAGCAGGTGGAGAGCATCTACTGGATGTGTCGTTTGGTGTCCGGGGTAATAGCCACGGTAACCTTGGTAGAAGCTGGAGGGCCAGACACCTTTTACCAGGCAGAAACGCAGTACTGGGGTCGTTTGAGTGTGGTGGGCCCAGGCTGCTCCCTGCAGATCAGCCACCTGAGctgggagggttcagggtcctaCCGAGCCCACGTTAATCTGTGGAGTTCCCGCATCACCCACGCCTGGGAGTACAGCCTGCACGTCTATG AGCAGCTGGCCCGGCCCCGTGTCACAATGAGCTCTAGGATGAGTGGGAATGGACACTGCCTCGTCATCCTAACATGCATGGCAGAAAGCAGAGGAGGCACTGTGACCTACAGCTGGACACCCCTGGGGCCCCGGACTGTTGTGTCCCACGGAGGGTCTGTCCTCAGTGTCTCCTTGAGACCTGGGAACAGTGCTCTGAACCTTACCTCTGTGGTCAAGAACCCAGTTGGTAACAACAGCTCCCTCCCTGTCTTGGTGCCGCCCTCACGCACAG AGAGTCTGCAAGAGCCCAATATCACGGCCAGCTCTCAGATCATGAAGGATGGGACCTGCTTCATCACCCTGGCTTGCTGGATGGACCAGGCTGGAGAGGATGTTAAGTAGAGCTGGGACCCCCAAGGCCAGGGGGCAGTTGCGTCTCACAGGCGGACCACTCTCAGCGTGTCCTGGAGATCTGGGGTCAGTGACAGGTATCGCTGTACTGCCAAGAACCCCATCAGCCAGAGCTCCAGCTCCATCCCTGTCAGGCCCCTCTGCTCAG